A window of the Polaribacter sp. HaHaR_3_91 genome harbors these coding sequences:
- a CDS encoding NAD(P)/FAD-dependent oxidoreductase, which yields MTKVKDKEVYWGVCKNCKGTGKKRKSLPKKTRLIYKNSLEQFKKSNGEIPPPVLHKGPLDTCAKCKGTGLIESNTLPTVDTENYPHIAIIGGGIGGVALAVACLHRGIPFTLYERDVSFNTRSQGYGLTLQQASKAMAGLGIVNLKDGITSTTHIVHTTTGEVIGEWGIRKWGRSETKVSPKRTNIHIARQSLRLALLEQLDNTDSVKWGHKLLNYKESEDGNIDINFKVNDKVRTEKANLIVGADGIRSTVRKLLIGDDISPLRYLDCIVILGICPLKNLDGIESPLLDSATVFQTANGNERIYMMPFDSETIMWQLSFPLSEKKAKELNIKGAKFLKEEACKRTQWHSPIPQIVAATNEAQISGYPVYDRPLLNTKLLEKESKVTLIGDAAHPMSPFKGQGANQALLDALSLARSITKNCKPLSKWREIGIRKSVLTKFEAEMITRSASKVKDSAEAAKLLHSEIVLYKGDGPRGKHRKKKGE from the coding sequence ATAACTAAAGTGAAAGATAAAGAGGTCTATTGGGGAGTTTGTAAAAACTGTAAAGGAACAGGAAAAAAAAGGAAAAGTCTTCCTAAAAAAACACGACTCATTTACAAAAATTCATTAGAACAATTTAAAAAATCAAATGGAGAAATTCCCCCTCCAGTTTTACATAAAGGACCACTAGACACATGTGCTAAATGTAAAGGAACTGGACTTATTGAATCTAACACCTTGCCAACTGTAGACACAGAAAACTACCCACACATTGCCATTATTGGTGGCGGAATTGGAGGCGTTGCATTAGCTGTTGCATGTTTACATCGCGGAATTCCCTTTACACTTTATGAACGAGATGTTAGTTTTAATACACGCTCTCAAGGTTACGGACTTACCCTCCAACAAGCAAGCAAAGCTATGGCTGGGTTAGGTATTGTAAATTTAAAAGACGGAATTACATCTACTACGCACATAGTTCACACAACGACAGGAGAAGTTATTGGTGAATGGGGAATTAGAAAATGGGGAAGATCAGAAACAAAAGTATCACCAAAACGGACAAATATTCACATTGCAAGACAATCTTTACGTTTGGCTTTACTAGAGCAGTTGGACAATACTGATAGCGTAAAGTGGGGACACAAATTATTAAATTATAAAGAGTCTGAAGATGGAAATATTGATATCAACTTTAAAGTAAACGACAAAGTTAGAACAGAAAAAGCAAATTTAATTGTTGGTGCAGACGGAATTAGAAGTACCGTAAGAAAACTGTTAATTGGTGACGATATTTCTCCTTTACGCTACTTAGACTGCATTGTTATTTTAGGTATTTGTCCTCTAAAAAATCTAGATGGAATTGAAAGCCCATTATTAGATTCCGCTACCGTTTTTCAAACTGCTAATGGTAATGAACGCATCTATATGATGCCTTTCGATTCGGAAACCATCATGTGGCAACTTAGTTTTCCTTTATCAGAAAAAAAAGCAAAAGAACTTAATATTAAAGGGGCTAAATTTCTTAAAGAAGAAGCGTGCAAAAGAACGCAATGGCACAGTCCAATCCCTCAAATTGTTGCTGCGACCAATGAAGCTCAAATATCAGGTTATCCTGTTTACGACAGGCCCCTACTGAATACTAAATTGCTAGAAAAAGAATCTAAAGTAACACTCATTGGAGATGCAGCTCACCCTATGAGTCCGTTTAAAGGACAAGGAGCAAACCAAGCTTTGTTAGATGCTTTATCACTTGCACGAAGCATTACTAAAAACTGCAAACCGCTATCTAAATGGAGAGAGATTGGTATACGAAAAAGTGTGCTTACTAAATTTGAAGCTGAAATGATAACCCGTAGTGCCTCCAAAGTAAAAGATTCCGCAGAGGCTGCAAAATTATTACATTCAGAAATTGTACTTTATAAAGGAGATGGCCCGAGAGGCAAGCATCGAAAGAAAAAAGGAGAATAA
- a CDS encoding class I SAM-dependent methyltransferase, producing MKNKTLISKELDNFYNKASEETRLEKGMGIFEFERIKNLIQLHISNPKSRIIDVGGGTGKYSEWLAKNNHTVHLIEPVLKHIKLAEKRAKKLKNPFSVAIGEAKNLPFEDNVADLVILHGPLYHLQKREDRVAAILEAKRVLKKGGIILGFAINATASTVVGLMNGMIHANSFFDMCKKELTTGVHDAPKDFPFLLADAFYHKPAGLKAEFLEQNLNFINLCAVEGMIWLDNEYFANMLDKKKSKTLKALQNLTQNDEYLLPFSPHMMIAVKK from the coding sequence GTGAAAAATAAAACTCTTATCAGTAAAGAATTAGACAATTTCTACAACAAAGCATCAGAAGAAACCAGACTAGAAAAAGGTATGGGGATATTTGAATTTGAACGTATTAAAAATCTCATACAGTTACATATTTCTAATCCAAAATCTAGAATTATTGATGTTGGTGGCGGAACCGGTAAATATTCTGAATGGTTGGCAAAAAATAATCATACCGTTCATTTAATAGAACCTGTTTTAAAACATATAAAATTGGCTGAAAAAAGAGCCAAAAAATTAAAAAACCCTTTTTCTGTTGCTATAGGTGAAGCTAAAAATTTACCTTTTGAAGACAATGTTGCCGATTTGGTAATTTTACACGGACCTTTATATCATTTACAAAAAAGAGAAGATAGAGTTGCAGCTATTCTTGAAGCAAAAAGAGTGTTAAAAAAAGGTGGAATTATTTTAGGTTTTGCTATTAACGCAACTGCCTCTACCGTTGTTGGTTTAATGAATGGAATGATTCATGCAAACTCATTTTTTGATATGTGCAAAAAAGAACTTACTACAGGTGTTCATGATGCACCAAAAGACTTTCCTTTTCTATTAGCTGATGCTTTTTATCACAAACCAGCTGGGTTAAAAGCTGAATTTCTAGAGCAAAACCTCAACTTTATAAACCTGTGTGCCGTAGAAGGTATGATTTGGTTAGACAATGAATATTTTGCAAATATGTTAGATAAGAAAAAATCGAAAACATTAAAAGCATTGCAAAATCTCACACAAAATGATGAGTATTTATTACCTTTTAGTCCGCATATGATGATTGCCGTAAAGAAATAA
- a CDS encoding sensor histidine kinase yields MNLSLKRFYILFNLIGWVLLFTATLAGPKLFLSGTILAPEQILYYWLETITCALLAFTLTFLISFYIDKKINFNSDWKPITWKILLIFTIVQALYSLFIWPMLDFVQEYTNYESTHIMNFVGKIYNVFYFSTLFVIWLFVFLTIKIYHQLKTVQIKQLELKATLKESQLNTLKGQINPHFMFNSLNNIRGLMLEDVDKARNMLTSLSETLRYSLTKSALNSISLEDELEMVENYIEISKIQFEDRLHFETHIDKNSLSKQIPPMIIQMLIENALKHGISNLKLGGKITLSTAIESNHLQIEVINSGTLQKTKKGTQLGIKNIKKRLKLLYGETANFRLVEIENQVIASIKIPLI; encoded by the coding sequence ATGAATTTATCTTTAAAAAGATTTTATATACTATTCAACCTCATTGGATGGGTCCTTTTATTTACAGCAACATTGGCTGGTCCAAAACTGTTTCTTTCAGGCACTATATTGGCTCCTGAACAGATATTATATTACTGGCTAGAAACTATTACGTGTGCACTGCTTGCTTTTACGCTAACGTTTTTAATTTCTTTTTATATTGATAAAAAAATTAATTTTAACAGCGACTGGAAGCCTATTACTTGGAAGATTCTTCTAATTTTTACAATTGTACAAGCATTATACTCTTTATTTATCTGGCCAATGTTAGATTTTGTTCAAGAGTACACCAATTACGAATCAACTCACATAATGAATTTTGTAGGTAAAATATATAATGTTTTTTATTTTTCTACCTTATTTGTAATCTGGCTTTTTGTTTTTTTAACCATTAAAATTTACCATCAATTAAAAACGGTTCAAATAAAACAGCTAGAATTAAAGGCTACTTTAAAAGAATCTCAATTAAACACTTTAAAAGGACAAATCAATCCACATTTTATGTTTAATAGCTTAAATAATATACGTGGCCTTATGCTAGAGGATGTTGATAAAGCAAGAAATATGCTTACTAGCTTATCAGAAACCTTACGCTATTCTCTTACAAAAAGCGCTCTAAATTCAATTTCTCTAGAAGATGAATTAGAAATGGTAGAAAATTACATAGAAATTTCTAAAATTCAATTTGAAGATCGCTTACACTTCGAAACTCATATTGATAAAAATTCTTTAAGCAAACAAATTCCACCAATGATCATTCAAATGTTAATTGAGAATGCATTGAAACACGGAATTTCTAATTTAAAACTAGGAGGTAAAATAACCTTATCGACTGCTATAGAAAGTAATCACTTGCAAATCGAAGTTATAAATTCAGGCACCTTACAAAAGACTAAAAAAGGTACTCAATTAGGAATAAAAAATATTAAAAAGAGGTTAAAACTACTCTATGGAGAAACTGCTAATTTTAGATTAGTAGAAATAGAAAATCAGGTAATTGCCTCTATTAAAATTCCACTAATATGA
- a CDS encoding sigma-70 family RNA polymerase sigma factor has product MTTKQVWTLYSKDLKRFIISKVKDTTIADDILQDTFIKIHTKLHTLKDIKKLKSWCFTVARNSILDYWRTNNKTFEIANFEAETSILKEEHTEKDCLIGILNHLPKKYRDPLFLSDIKGMKQQEVADQLKLSLPTTKSQIQRARKLIAEGFMDCCGFVLNDDGNLVGEIKEKEDCKVCK; this is encoded by the coding sequence ATGACTACAAAACAAGTTTGGACTTTATATTCTAAAGATTTAAAACGATTTATTATCAGCAAGGTAAAAGATACAACTATTGCAGATGATATTTTGCAGGATACCTTTATTAAAATTCACACAAAACTACACACCTTAAAAGATATTAAAAAGCTAAAATCTTGGTGTTTTACGGTTGCTAGAAATTCTATTTTAGACTATTGGAGAACCAATAATAAAACTTTTGAAATTGCCAATTTTGAAGCAGAAACAAGTATTTTAAAAGAAGAACATACAGAAAAAGACTGTTTAATAGGTATTTTAAATCATTTACCAAAAAAATACAGAGACCCGTTATTTCTTTCGGACATAAAAGGGATGAAACAGCAAGAGGTTGCAGATCAATTAAAACTGTCTTTACCAACTACAAAATCTCAAATACAACGTGCTCGAAAATTAATTGCAGAAGGCTTTATGGATTGTTGCGGTTTTGTTTTAAATGATGATGGTAATTTGGTTGGAGAAATTAAGGAAAAAGAAGATTGTAAAGTTTGTAAATAA
- a CDS encoding LytTR family DNA-binding domain-containing protein: MIKLKAVIVEDSRLARNELKELIKAHKEIEIIGEAENVDDAFKLINDTKPDLLFLDINMPEKDGFELLEMLSEVPITIFTTAFDEYAIKSFEYNAFDYLLKPINQKRFSTSIEKVIESISKNETATINKNENALSLEKQIFIKDGENCWLVKLKDILLFEIVGNYTRVYFDQKKPLIYKSLAQVEEKLPTEVFFRANRQQIININHVKKVVSWFNGKLKIEMNSGEEIEISRRQSYLFKEQLSF; this comes from the coding sequence ATGATAAAGTTAAAAGCAGTTATTGTAGAAGATTCCCGTTTGGCTCGTAATGAGTTAAAAGAACTAATTAAGGCACATAAAGAAATAGAAATAATAGGAGAAGCAGAAAATGTAGACGATGCTTTTAAGTTGATTAATGACACAAAGCCCGATCTTCTTTTTTTAGACATTAACATGCCTGAAAAAGATGGATTTGAACTCTTAGAAATGTTAAGCGAAGTACCTATTACAATTTTTACCACTGCGTTTGATGAATATGCGATTAAATCTTTTGAATACAATGCTTTTGATTACCTGTTAAAACCAATTAATCAAAAACGTTTTTCCACAAGTATTGAGAAAGTAATTGAAAGTATTAGTAAAAATGAAACTGCTACTATTAACAAAAATGAGAATGCTTTAAGTTTAGAGAAACAAATTTTTATTAAAGACGGAGAAAATTGTTGGTTAGTAAAATTAAAAGATATTTTGCTATTTGAAATTGTAGGCAATTACACGCGGGTTTACTTTGATCAGAAAAAACCATTAATTTACAAATCATTAGCACAAGTAGAAGAAAAACTACCAACAGAAGTATTTTTTAGAGCTAACAGACAACAGATTATCAACATTAACCACGTTAAAAAAGTGGTTTCTTGGTTTAACGGAAAGTTAAAAATAGAAATGAATTCTGGCGAAGAAATAGAAATTTCTAGAAGACAATCTTACTTATTTAAAGAACAGTTGAGTTTCTAA
- a CDS encoding dienelactone hydrolase family protein → MAALKKEDISQEVFDLYDDYAHNKIDRKQFLKKLSLYAVGAITLPALLSFISPNYVDAILVEPNDPRLKSETINYASPKGGKKMTGLLSIPKDPKGKLPGIIVVHENRGLNPYIKDVGRRAALEDFITLAPDALSPMGGYPGNDDDGRDMQKKRDQSEMLEDFIAGYNYLKSHEDCNGKVAVVGFCFGGWISNMMAVRIPELAAAVPYYGRQPETEDAKKIKAPLLLQYAGLDKRVNDGWPAFEKTLKENNIEHEAHFYPEVNHGFHNNTTPRYDEAAADLSWKRTIDFFNKHLKE, encoded by the coding sequence ATGGCAGCACTTAAAAAAGAAGACATTAGTCAAGAAGTATTTGACTTATATGACGACTATGCACATAACAAAATAGACAGAAAGCAATTTCTAAAAAAACTATCATTATATGCTGTTGGAGCAATTACATTACCAGCTTTATTAAGTTTTATTTCTCCTAATTATGTAGATGCTATCTTGGTAGAACCTAACGATCCTAGATTAAAATCTGAAACCATAAATTACGCCTCTCCTAAAGGTGGAAAAAAAATGACAGGTTTACTCTCCATTCCTAAAGATCCAAAAGGTAAACTACCCGGAATTATAGTTGTCCACGAAAACCGAGGATTAAACCCGTACATAAAAGATGTTGGCAGAAGAGCTGCCTTAGAAGATTTTATAACATTAGCGCCAGATGCACTTTCTCCAATGGGAGGATATCCTGGTAATGATGATGATGGTAGAGATATGCAAAAAAAGAGAGATCAAAGCGAAATGCTAGAAGACTTTATTGCTGGCTACAACTACCTTAAATCTCATGAAGATTGTAACGGAAAAGTAGCAGTTGTTGGTTTCTGCTTTGGAGGTTGGATTTCTAATATGATGGCAGTTAGAATACCAGAATTAGCAGCTGCCGTTCCATATTACGGAAGGCAACCAGAAACAGAAGATGCTAAAAAAATTAAGGCTCCTTTACTATTACAATATGCCGGTTTAGACAAAAGGGTTAATGATGGTTGGCCCGCTTTTGAAAAAACTTTAAAAGAAAATAATATTGAACACGAAGCACATTTTTACCCTGAGGTAAACCATGGCTTTCATAACAATACAACCCCCAGATATGATGAAGCAGCAGCTGATTTATCCTGGAAAAGAACCATCGATTTTTTTAACAAGCATTTAAAAGAATAA
- a CDS encoding adenylyltransferase/cytidyltransferase family protein, translated as MKKKVFVSGCFDMLHSGHIAFFKEASTYGDLYVGIGSDATVSELKGRHTINSEQERIYMINAIKYVKNAFVNSGSGMLDFKEDLEALKPDYFIVNEDGFSPAKEELCNELNIELKNLKRIPDAGLPERSTTSLRTGGICSLPYRIDLGGTWIDQPYVSKFHPGWAITLSLEPIIEYNERCGMSTSTRNAAKKIWPHYLPLEKPQKLAEILFKFENTPGSTMVSGAQDAIGICMPGLVRHYYSDGYWPTQFESVHDESILGWLEDHIQMVLLWPREQGLDLLGETYITEENVKSLANASEEVWDAIQNKDLEKFSEAFLKSFDAQVKMFPAMVNDKILKEIEKYKEKSLAWKLAGAGGAGYLILVSDKPIEGAMKIKVRRKEAL; from the coding sequence TGATATGCTACATAGTGGGCATATTGCATTTTTTAAAGAGGCTTCTACGTATGGAGATTTATATGTAGGTATTGGTTCGGATGCTACTGTGTCTGAATTAAAAGGGCGTCATACTATAAATTCTGAACAAGAAAGAATTTATATGATTAATGCCATTAAATATGTGAAAAATGCTTTTGTGAACTCTGGTTCTGGAATGCTGGATTTTAAAGAAGACCTAGAGGCATTAAAACCAGATTACTTTATTGTAAATGAAGATGGTTTTTCGCCAGCAAAAGAAGAATTATGTAATGAGTTAAATATTGAGTTAAAAAACTTGAAGAGAATTCCGGATGCTGGTCTGCCAGAAAGGTCTACAACTTCTTTAAGAACAGGTGGTATTTGTAGTTTGCCTTACAGAATAGATCTTGGTGGTACGTGGATCGATCAACCTTATGTTTCTAAATTTCATCCAGGTTGGGCAATTACACTTTCTTTAGAACCAATTATTGAGTATAATGAACGTTGTGGAATGTCTACTTCTACTAGAAATGCTGCAAAAAAAATATGGCCTCATTATTTACCATTAGAGAAACCACAGAAATTAGCAGAAATACTTTTTAAGTTTGAAAATACACCAGGTTCTACGATGGTTTCTGGAGCTCAAGATGCAATAGGTATTTGTATGCCAGGTCTTGTTAGACATTATTATAGTGATGGTTATTGGCCAACACAATTTGAATCTGTACATGATGAATCTATTTTAGGTTGGTTAGAAGATCATATTCAGATGGTATTATTATGGCCTAGAGAACAAGGTTTAGATTTATTAGGAGAAACTTATATTACGGAAGAGAATGTAAAGTCTTTAGCAAATGCTTCTGAAGAAGTTTGGGATGCGATTCAAAATAAAGATTTAGAGAAGTTCTCTGAAGCATTTTTAAAGTCATTTGATGCACAAGTAAAAATGTTTCCGGCAATGGTAAATGATAAAATTCTTAAAGAAATAGAAAAATATAAGGAAAAGTCACTTGCTTGGAAACTAGCAGGAGCTGGAGGAGCAGGATATTTAATTTTAGTTTCTGACAAACCTATTGAAGGTGCAATGAAAATTAAAGTAAGAAGAAAAGAAGCTTTATAG